In Fusarium oxysporum Fo47 chromosome VII, complete sequence, the following proteins share a genomic window:
- a CDS encoding Bromodomain-containing protein, with amino-acid sequence MSCNNRIDFVPSLLGQEGLGKGPIPLPEKPAVIEERNGEIEFRVVNNDGDRESLIVLSGLKCVFQKQLPEMPKSYIARLIYDRAHMSIAIVRKPLAVVGGITYRSFKHRKFAEIVFCAVLSDEQAKGYGAHLMLHLKDYIKTSSNMMHLLTYADNSAIPYFKKQGFTKEITLDDSIWKRCIKDYEGGTLMQCSMPPRVRYLEVGRMLLKQKKCVRAKIQAFSKSHVIHQPPKQWENGLTPIDPLSIDAIRASGWSPGMDELARQSHHGPNYKQLLHLLNDLQDHQSSWPFRQPVSEDDVADYYEVIKEPMDLSTMEARLEAEQYMAPEDFIKDARLIFDNCRQFNGENSLYVKCANN; translated from the exons ATGAGCTGCAACAATCGCATTGACTTTGTGCCCTCGCTTCTGGGACAGGAGGGACTAGGGAAGGGGCCCATTCCACTTCCTGAGAAG CCCGCAGTCATTGAGGAACGTAACGGCGAGATAGAATTTCGTGTCGTCAACAATGATGGTGACCGGGAGAGTCTCATCGTCCTGAGTGGGCTGAAATGcgtcttccagaagcagtTACCGGAAATGCCTAAGAGCTACATCGCGCGCCTCATCTACGATAGAGCTCACATGTCCATTGCCATTGTGAGGAAGCCGTTAGCAGTAGTAGGTGGTATCACGTACCGGTCGTTCAAGCACCGCAAGTTCGCCGAGATTGTCTTCTGCGCCGTCTTATCAGACGAACAGGCCAAGGGCTACGGGGCTCACCTGATGTTGCATCTGAAGGACTACATTAAGACATCATCAAATATGATGCATCTCCTGACCTATGCCGACAACTCGGCCATCCCCTATTTCAAGAAACAAGGTTTTACAAAGGAGATCACGTTGGATGACTCAATTTGGAAAAGGTGTATAAAAGACTATGAGGGCGGAACTCTTATGCAGTGCTCTATGCCCCCAAGGGTTCGCTACCTAGAGGTAGGCCGCATGCTcctcaagcagaagaaatgcGTCCGTGCCAAAATACAAGCCTTTAGTAAGAGCCACGTGATCCATCAACCTCCGAAACAGTGGGAAAACGGCCTTACTCCGATTGATCCCCTATCCATCGATGCAATCCGGGCGTCAGGTTGGTCACCTGGTATGGACGAGCTGGCTAGGCAATCCCACCACGGCCCGAATTACAAGCAGCTGTTACATCTCTTAAATGACCTCCAGGACCATCAATCATCGTGGCCATTCCGGCAGCCCGTCAGCGAGGACGATGTCGCCGACTATTACGAAGTCATCAAGGAACCAATGGACCTAAGTACTATGGAGGCCAGGCTGGAAGCGGAACAATACATGGCGCCTGAGGATTTCATTAAAGACGCCCGGCTCATCTTTGACAACTGTCGACAATTCAATGGTGAGAATTCGCTCTATGTGAAGTGTGCCAACAATTAG
- a CDS encoding chromate transporter-domain-containing protein gives MAAELTPSQSVATKLHDKKVDEESQKVESFQPDCSGPTSNTPHIEDDQGLEDNSNVPKLSYPKLFWFFFYNFGLFAWGGPVAQIALIKERLVVQDKWITLPRFQRVFSVYQILPGPEAAELCGIIAGMAFILPGFALMLLASYLYTLAGFENKYFNASFRALQPIVAAMILRATHKIADHSVRKHDTRKVDPFLVIAAICTAINGALRINIFISLGLYGIIYTFIARRLWIPAAALFILQYVGYALYVVFRGVPSPVSLALGIAKTPSLINLFVLGLVAGTLSFGGAYTAIPFVQVEAVLMGAWLPQSVFIDGIAIGNILPAPLVIFATFVGFQGAYLDGSIGNAFAGAIIITLGMFFPCFLFTIAGHELLEKLVRNKFLASFFDGLCGSVIGVIAIIAAQILKASIVGSLERVKDKPIGDVIDTTAQVGPAAVLYMLALAVLYKFTNKYTALLLVIMGAVAGQFLFVD, from the exons ATGGCGGCTGAACTTACACCTTCGCAATCAGTTGCGACGAAGTTGCACGACAAGAAAGTGGACGAAGAATCTCAGAAGGTTGAGTCTTTTCAGCCTGACTGCAGCGGACCCACCTCTAATACACCTCATATCGAAGACGACCAGGGACTTGAAGATAACTCTAATGTCCCTAAACTATCATATCCGAAACTtttctggttcttcttctATAACTTTGGCCTCTTTGCATGGGGCGGGCCCGTCGCGCAGATTGCCCTGATCAAAGAAAGGCTTGTGGTCCAGGACAAATGGATCACCCTCCCTCGCTTCCAGCGCGTCTTCTCCGTCTATCAGATCCTCCCCGGGCCTGAGGCTGCCGAATTAT GCGGGATTATTGCAGGGATGGCATTCATCCTGCCCGGGTTTGCTTTGATGCTACTTGCTAGTTATTTGTATACTCTAGCTGGTTTTGAGAATAAGTACTTTAATGCTTCGTTCCGGGCTTTGCAGCCTATCGTCGCGGCAATG ATCTTAAGAGCGACTCACAAGATAGCTGACCACTCTGTGAGAAAGcatgacacgagaaaagtAGACCCTTTTCTCGTGATTGCAGCCATCTGCACGGCCATCAACGGCGCACTTCGCATAAACAT TTTCATCTCACTTGGACTCTACGGCATAATCTACACTTTCATCGCCCGGCGCCTCTGGATCCCTGCAGCCGCgctcttcatccttcaatATGTCGGTTACGCACTCTATGTCGTCTTCCGTGGTGTGCCCTCACCCGTGTCGTTGGCCCTCGGTATCGCTAAGACACCTTCATTGATCAACCTTTTCGTGCTAGGCCTTGTGGCCGGCACACTCTCATTCGGCGGCGCGTATACAGCCATCCCGTTTGTGCAGGTTGAGGCCGTCTTGATGGGGGCATGGCTCCCGCAGAGCGTGTTTATCGATGGCATTGCCATTGGAAATATCTTGCCGGCACCGCTGGTAATTTTTGCAACGTTTGTGGGTTTTCAGGGCGCATACTTGGATGGGTCGATCGGCAACGCGTTTGCAGGTGCAATTATTATCACTCTGGGAATGTTCTTCCCCTGTTTCCTGTTTACCATTGCGGGGCATGAGTTGTTGGAAAAGTTGGTTCGAAATAAG TTCCTCGCTAGCTTCTTTGACGGCCTATGTGGCTCGGTCATTGGCGTCATAGCAATCATCGCGGCCCAAATCCTTAAGGCCAGTATCGTGGGCTCTCTCGAAAGGGTGAAGGATAAGCCAATTGGTGACGTGATTGACACAACCGCTCAGGTCGGCCCGGCGGCGGTTCTGTACATGCTTGCCCTGGCGGTTCTCTACAAGTTCACTAATAAGTATACTGCACTCTTATTAGTTATCATGGGTGCAGTCGCGGGGCAGTTCCTCTTTGTAGACTAG
- a CDS encoding Rhodanese-like domain-containing protein, with protein MASSESKAQRPGFEAYPAPKNLQSKTVTREELRQWILDGQKPGKDFLLIDVRREDHEGGTIRDAINLPAQSVYPSIPTLYMLVKGAGIKKVVWTCTTSRKRGNQVAGWFTDFIQGKGDSDIESYALFEGVLGWATAGREFTDLMEGYDEEVWRRDYSKH; from the exons ATGGCATCCAGTGAGTCGAAAGCACAACGTCCTGGGTTTGAAGCGTATCCGGCGCCGAAAAATCTCCAGTCCAAGACTGTAACGAGAGAGGAGCTTCGCCAATGGATTCTTGATGGGCAGAAACCAGGCAAAGACTTCCTTCTTATCGACGTCCGCCGCGAGGATCACGAG GGCGGAACGATAAGAGACGCAATCAACCTCCCAGCGCAGAGCGTATACCCATCCATCCCGACCCTATATATGTTGGTTAAAGGAGCAGGGATTAAGAAGGTGGTATGGACATGCA CAACATCTCGTAAGCGAGGCAACCAGGTTGCTGGGTGGTTTACGGACTTCATCCAAGGGAAGGGTGATTCGGACATCGAGAGTTATGCGCTCTTTGAGGGGGTCCTTGGGTGGGCTACCGCTGGCAGAGAGTTTACGGACCTGATGGAGGGATACGATGAGGAAGTGTGGCGCAGAGACTATTCGAAGCACTAA
- a CDS encoding uncharacterized protein (expressed protein), translating to MRTMLRAMLHETSTQLMDEQKKMLERLWDALMGNQRMTTQMMGEQLEMIRQLQQEVQAVKTQAVEESRKVDELRRLHEQSTRQLRVMREQTSEQIRTTREQTTEQLKIIREQTARNFEQMRLQVMKEVGIVQGQAAEEIRQAKEELKQAREEMQQAKEEINAMQTSLASRRESCYRYYSGPSPARLC from the coding sequence ATGCGGACTATGCTCCGAGCCATGCTTCACGAGACGTCGACTCAGCTGATGGacgagcagaagaagatgctcgAGAGACTCTGGGACGCGTTGATGGGCAATCAGCGGATGACAACGCAGATGATGGGTGAGCAGCTAGAGATGATTCGACAGCTTCAGCAAGAAGTTCAGGCGGTCAAGACGCAGGCGGTCGAGGAGTCGAGGAAGGTAGATGAGCTCAGGCGCCTGCATGAGCAGTCTACCAGGCAGCTGAGGGTGATGCGAGAGCAAACGAGCGAACAGATTAGAACAACGCGTGAGCAAACAACCGAGCAATTGAAGATCATCCGGGAACAAACAGCGCGGAACTTTGAGCAGATGCGATTGCAAGTCATGAAAGAAGTAGGGATAGTACAAGGTCAAGCGGCAGAAGAGATAAGGCAAGCGAAGGAGGAACTGAAGCAGGCAAGAGAGGAGATGCAGCAGGCGAAAGAGGAGATCAATGCCATGCAAACTTCTCTCGCGTCTCGCCGAGAATCCTGCTACAGATATTACTCAGGTCCCAGTCCCGCCAGGCTCTGTTGA
- a CDS encoding uncharacterized protein (expressed protein), which translates to MAFTEFVVPTLKTDPVTEATFTTELAPFLINILDTHATPPKFKYFGKILLENGNDVSGDFRLCVGLEWEDASHFNSFVASENFQTFKTMVMPHSLAPPVPQLYNTDFEPIKVFGSALTEVWQVQIGEGDGKAVESREAWEKFVSAVAEAGGVNGNGKSIQGTSLNLEERRWVGVLGWESSEIRGKVLGSAAVKEAKESLDALVWNTFVVAFAK; encoded by the exons ATGGCCTTCACTGAGTTCGTCGTCCCAACATTGAAGACAGATCCTGTAACGGAAGCGACATTCACCACCGAGCTTGCACCCTTTCTCATTAACATCCTTGATACACATGCCACTCCTCCCAAGTTCAAATATTTCGGGAAGATTCTCTTGGAGAACGGCAATGATGTGTCGGGGGACTTTAGACTTTGTGTTGGACTTG AGTGGGAAGACGCCTCACATTTCAACAGCTTCGTCGCATCAGAAAATTTCCAGACCTTCAAGACCATGGTGATGCCTCACTCTCTTGCACCGCCAGTCCCACAACTATATAACACGGATTTCGAACCGATTAAGGTGTTTGGCAGTGCGTTGACGGAGGTGTGGCAGGTGCAGATCGGGGAGGGAGATGGGAAAGCAGTGGAGTCGAGAGAGGCATGGGAGAAGTTTGTGAGTGCGGTTGCAGAGGCGGGTGGCGTGAATGGGAATGGGAAGAGCATTCAAGGGACGAGTCTAAATCTAGAGGAGAGGAGGTGGGTTGGTGTGTTGGGGTGGGAGAGTAGTGAG ATCAGAGGGAAAGTACTCGGGAGCGCAGCTGTGAAGGAAGCGAAGGAGAGTCTTGATGCATTGGTGTGGAATACGTTCGTTGTTGCATTTGCGAAGTAA
- a CDS encoding beta-lactamase-like protein — translation MGLRYKVFFSKRDSATRSGPAGHDHLKWVPTSSTLIYGNKDAVLVDAQLTTKASNELLEWVIESGKNVTHIYVTHAHGDHFFGSAPILDRFPKAVLVATPEVVAKMSQETAPERLSGLWEKLFPGQIPPTLRVAEPLEQDYLELEGEKLLVVRTGHTDTDDTTTLWVPSIQLAVTGDAVYANTHPYLGESGAASKRKEWVKALDTIAALQPKHVVGGHSDPSRSFGIESIEDTKTYFENFEKVSAETKTAEELYARMMEIYPNRINPGSLWAGAILIYKS, via the coding sequence ATGGGCTTACGGTACAAAGTCTTTTTCAGCAAACGCGACTCGGCCACTCGGTCTGGCCCAGCTGGTCATGATCACCTTAAGTGGGTGCCCACTTCCTCCACGCTGATCTACGGCAACAAAGATGCTGTTTTAGTCGACGCCCAGTTGACTACCAAAGCGTCGAATGAGCTTTTGGAGTGGGTAATCGAGAGCGGCAAGAATGTCACCCACATCTACGTTACACATGCCCACGGCGACCACTTCTTTGGCAGCGCGCCTATTCTGGACCGATTTCCCAAGGCCGTTCTCGTCGCAACGCCCGAAGTTGTGGCCAAGATGAGTCAGGAGACTGCACCGGAGCGTCTCAGCGGGCTTTGGGAAAAGTTGTTTCCCGGCCAGATTCCGCCGACTCTGAGGGTTGCAGAGCCTCTTGAGCAAGACTACCTTGAACTAGAAGGTGAAAAGTTGCTGGTGGTCAGGACGGGTCACACCGACACCGATGATACGACAACCCTCTGGGTTCCCTCTATCCAACTTGCTGTGACCGGCGATGCTGTCTACGCAAACACTCACCCGTATCTGGGAGAGTCCGGGGCAGCTAGCAAGCGAAAGGAGTGGGTAAAGGCTCTGGATACCATTGCCGCACTCCAGCCCAAGCATGTCGTGGGCGGGCATAGCGATCCGAGTCGCTCATTTGGCATCGAATCAATCGAGGATACCAAGACATATTTTGAGAATTTTGAGAAAGTCAGCGCGGAGACGAAGACGGCCGAAGAGCTGTATGCCCGCATGATGGAGATCTATCCCAACCGCATCAATCCGGGATCTCTTTGGGCAGGGGCTATTTTAATCTACAAGTCGTAG
- a CDS encoding Alpha/Beta hydrolase protein, producing MPRHSSSVDGAELFYHYYTPEGRPAPLAGESASAAKSLTLVLLHQWPLTSRMYDSIILGLCETHGYNVIAPDRRGFGKSEWSGPRSTAPIGYKELGQDLSGLLEKIQPGPFVFVASSMSTGEALLAYLDSPYVQENCQGMLWISTSLPYPTASPENPKASPQSAWDETLQGIRQDRPNFVGNAFRGPLGVGTSGSVSDKQIAFFEKTFYEADPVAVERCLKVWTRENLFGEVTRFGQIFNKPFLLIHGGGDGGVPAEVSAELVQKSVPGAKLIIYDEGGHVLVLAYADRLVDDIVNFAESIAGRN from the exons ATGCCTCGACACTCTAGCTCGGTTGATGGCGCGGAACTGTTTTATCACTACTATACACCAGAAGGCAGACCCGCTCCACTTGCAGGTGAATCAGCCAGCGCAGCCAAGAGCCTAACTCTggtccttcttcatcaatggCCTCTCACGTCGCGCATGTACGACTCGATCATCCTGGGACTTTGCGAGACCCACGGATACAATGTTATTGCCCCCGACAGGCGAGGTTTTGGTAAGAGCGAATGGTCTGGACCTCGATCCACGGCTCCCATTGGCTACAAAGAGCTTGGGCAAGACTTATCGGGTCTGCTGGAAAAGATCCAGCCAGGGccttttgtctttgttgccTCCAGCATGAGCACGGGCGAAGCGCTTCTGGCCTATCTTGATAGCCCGTACGTGCAGGAGAACTGTCAG GGTATGCTATGGATAAGCACTAGCCTGCCGTACCCTACGGCTTCACCCGAAAACCCGAAGGCTTCGCCACAGAGCGCGTGGGATGAAACCCTCCAGGGTATAAGACAGGATAGGCCCAATTTCGTCGGCAACGCCTTCAGGGGGCCTCTTGGAGTTGGAACATCCGGATCAGTCTCCGATAAGCAGATTGCATTTTTCGAGAAGACTTTCTACGAGGCTGATCCCGTCGCGGTTGAACGCTGCTTGAAGGTTTGGACCCGCGAGAACCTGTTTGGGGAGGTCACGAGGTTTGGGCAAATCTTCAACAAACCCTTCCTTCTCATTCACGGTGGAGGCGACGGCGGAGTGCCCGCCGAAGTGAGCGCAGAACTTGTACAGAAGTCAGTTCCTGGAGCGAAGCTGATTATATATGACGAAGGAGGTCATG TGCTGGTCCTTGCTTATGCGGACCGCCTTGTAGACGACATTGTAAACTTTGCAGAAAGTATTGCGGGACGGAATTGA
- a CDS encoding alpha/beta superfamily hydrolase, which produces MGLPRQDVEFRACDGIILRGWLYPQQETSPCIVMTHGLGGTRHFLLPNFASAFHDAGYVVLLYDNRNWGDSDGLPRQESNPPLQQADYYDAFNYAATIPCVDKDKIVYWGSSFSGGNVIYAAAIDKRIKAAIIQCPAVSGETRSLAFKDRIPTLLEDRHQITSGSEPPTVPLVAADRESADPAKTNAMFPTKDAYDIMSLQKTCGSRWENYITSQTQLHMLSFEGQSMIHRVSPTPLLFVVPGNDVLVKTASQMDAFDKAREPKELLYLDGCGHFDLYVGDYFKQNIKAQIEFLGRHVKSQSS; this is translated from the exons ATGGGACTCCCACGACAAGACGTCGAATTTCGAGCTTGCGATGGTATCATACTACGTGGCTGGCTATACCCACAACAGGAGACCTCGCCATGTATTGTCATGACCCACGGT CTTGGTGGCACCCGCCACTTCCTGCTGCCGAATTTTGCGTCGGCTTTTCACGACGCAGGATACGTGGTACTATTATATGACAACCGTAATTGGGGAGACAGTGATGGCCTGCCTCGACAGGAGTCCAACCCACCGTTACAGCAAGCAGACTACTATGATGCATTCAACTACGCAGCCACTATTCCTTGTGTCGATAAGGATAAGATAGTGTACTGGGGTAGCAGCTTCTCTGGTGGGAACGTCATCTACGCTGCAGCGATCGATAAGCGGATCAAAGCTGCTATTATTCAGTGCCCAGCCGTTTCAGGCGAGACTAGATCACTTGCGTTCAAAGATCGCATTCCGACTTTGCTGGAGGACAGGCATCAGATCACCTCCGGATCCGAGCCACCGACTGTACCGCTGGTTGCTGCTGATCGAGAGTCTGCTGATCCAGCCAAAACAAACGCCATGTTTCCCACAAAGGATGCCTACGATATAATGAGTCTCCAAAAGACTTGTGGCAGCCGCTGGGAGAACTACATCACTTCGCAAACCCAACTACATATGCTCAGCTTTGAGGGTCAGTCTATGATTCACAGAGTCTCTCCAACACCACTTTTATTTGTTGTTCCCGGCAACGACGTCTTAGTAAAAACCGCATCCCAAATGGATGCCTTTGACAAGGCTCGGGAACCAAAAGAGCTGCTTTACCTGGATGGATGTGGACATTTTGATCTCTACGTTGGGGACTATTTTAAGCAGAACATCAAAGCGCAGATCGAATTTCTCGGCCGTCATGTCAAATCACAAAGCAGTTAG